The segment ATTGTTGTTTTGCATTTCTCTTTCTAACAAACATAATGGGTTTTGTTTGCACTTCCATATTATAACTAGAAACCAAATTAAGCTGTTTTGACAAAAATGTCATGTTCTGAATAGACTTTCTTTCTCCTTTTTTTCTCATATTCCTATTTGTTGTTATTTTGCAGGTACATGGGTACAATAACTGGCATAAGTGATCTAGATCCAGTAAGATGGAAAAACTCACAATGGCGCAACTTACAGGTTGGTTTTCTAGTTAATTTCGTTGCATCCTGGGGCACTACCCTTTTCCCCTTTTATGTTGCTGATATAGATATTCTTTTGTGACCTAAGGAGATTGTATTTTTTCAATAGGTTGGCTGGGATGAGTCTGCAGCAGGCGAAAGGCGTAACAGGGTCTCAATCTGGGAAATcgaaccagttgctgctccATTTTTCATATGCCCTCCACCATTTTTTGGTTCAAAACGTCCCAGACAATTAGGTATGTTTTGGTGTTTACATTAGCAATAGTTACACGGCATGACTTTTTTTTCGATAGTTTGGTAGGTCAGGGATGCTATTCCTCAAACTACACTAGTGAAGATGCTTAGTAATATTCTTTTGATTATAGATAACCAGTTAATGAATTCTGTATATATTTTGTGAGTTTAAGTTTAAAGTAGTTTGAACCCTGATATAAAAGTGCTTTTTCAATGTGTAGCATGGATGTATTAAATGATCTCTGCTACGTACTTGCAGATGACGAGTCCTCAGAAATGGAGAATCTCTTAAAGAGGGCAATGCCATGGCTTGGTGAGGAGATATGCATAAAGGATCCACAGACACAGAACACCGTAATGCCTGGTCTGAGCTTGGTTCAGTGGATGAACATGAATATGCAGCAGAACTCCTCGTTTGGAAACTCGGCGATGCAGTCCGAGTACCTACGATCACTAAGCAACCCCAACATGCAAAATCTTGGCGCGGCTGATCTCTCAAGGCAGTTAAACATGCAGAACCAGATTCTGCAACAGAACAGCATTCAGTTTAGTTCTCCCAAACTTCCTCAGCAAATGCAGCCGGTCAATGAGTTGTCAAAGGCATCACTTCCGCTGAATCAGCTTGGTGTGGGCACCAAACAGCAAGAACAGACTCAAGACCCAAGCAGTCTGCAGAGGCAACAACAGTCCATGAACCAACTACTTCCATTGAGCCAATCTCAAACCAATCTTGTCCAGGCGCAGGTCCTTATCCAAAATCaaatgcagcagcagcagcaaccaccaTCCATGACTCAAAATCTGCAGCCAGCTGCCAGCCAGTCGCTGCTCCTGCCCcatcagcagcaacagcaacatcaACAACAAAAGTTGGTGCATCAACAGCAGCAACTTTTACTTCAGCAACAACAattgcagcaacagcagcaaaatCAGCAACAGTTAAATAAGATGGCTGCGCAAGTGCCAAATCTGGCACCACATCAGCTGCAACTGTCTGATCAGCAGCTTCAACTGCAACTGCTACAAAAATTGCAACAGCAGCACCAGTCGTTGCTATCACAACCAGGTGTTACTCTTGCACAATTACCTCTAATCCAAGAGCAGCAAAAGTTGATTATTGATATGCAGCAGCAGCTGTCAAATTCTCAATCACTTTCCCAGCAACAAATAATGACTCAACAAAGTACCAAAGTTCCATCACAGGCaacgccaccaccaccaaccgGGCAACAAGAGTCACAGCAGAAGCTTCCACAGAAGCATGTTGGGTTCACTGACACATCACATACTGCCATTCCTCCAACTACATCAGTCAACGCCATTTCAGCTGTGGGAAGTCCTTTGATGGCAACTGGTGCCACACATTCTGTACTTACCGATGAAATCCCTTCCTGCTCAACATCACCTTCAACAGCTAATGGTAATCACCTTCTGCAACCAGTCCTCGGGAGAAACCAACAATGCAGCGTGATCAACTATGAGAAGCTGCCTCAGTCTACTGCTCCTATGTCAATCCCAAGCTCCCTGGAAGCTGTCACGGCGACACCAAGATCAATCAAAGAATTGCCAAAGTTGAATTCTAATGTCAAGCAAAGTGTAATGGCTTCAAAGCTACCAAATACAGGGCCTGTACCTCAAAATTTGGCTAACAATGCACCCCCGACGGACTATCTGGAAACAGCTTCATCAGCAACTTCAGTGTGGCTTTCCCAAGCAGATGGACTTCTACATCATGGTTTCCCCATGTCTAACTTCAATCAGCAGCAGATGTTCAAAGATGTGGCTCCTGAGACTGATATTCATGGTGCTGATCCCAGTAATAACACACTGTTTGGAATAAATGGTGATGGTCAGCTGGGCTTTCCCATGGGAGCGGATGGCTTCTTATCGAATGGAATTGATGCTTCCAAGTATCAGAATCACATTTCAGCAGATATTGATGGTAACTACAGGATCCCAAAGGATGGTCAGCAGGAAATATCGTCATCCATGGTTTCACAGTCATTTGGCGCATCAGATATGGCATTCAATTCAATTGACTCTGGTATGAATGATGGCGGTTTCGTGAACAGAACTTCTTGGCCTCCTGCTCCTCCCCTAAAGAGGATGAGGACATTTACCAAGGTTGGCACTTTTCTGTTTCTTTAACCTATAGCTTTATCTTTCACTTTGGGTAAACATAATAGTATTCATGCTTTAACTGTTATGAAATGAAGCATATGCTGCTTTCAGTTTCATATATGTTTCTTCTGCTTAacctataattttttttgtaggTGTATAAACGCGGAGCTGTAGGTCGGTCCATTGACATTAGTCAGTTCAATGGATATGATGAGTTGAAGCATGCTCTGGCTCGCATGTTTAGTATGGAGGGGCAACTTGAGGAACGACAGAGAATTGgctggaaacttgtctacaaggaTCACGAGGATGACATCCTACTTCTTGGTGATGACCCTTGGGAGTAAGTTCAGCTCTCTTGTACTTCaatattatatttttaaaattatTTGCTCTCGGGAGTCTCTAAGATAGGAATACCAACAAAATTGGTAATAATGATCAATTTGTAAAACTGCTGGACATGTATGTTCTTGAAACTGGGCCTGACAATTTTGAGATATGCTCAATAATTATATGATGAGTTATGAACAAAACATGAACAATCCTAAATGTGCTCTGATTCTGTCTTACCCCTTGTTTTGTTATAATGCAGGGAATTTGTCAACTGTGTGAAGTGCATTAGGATCCTGTCGCCTCAAGAAGTGCAGCAGATGAGCTTGGATGGGGATCTGGGGAACAACATCCTCCCCAACCAGGCCTGCAGTAGCTCAGACGGCGGGAACGCTTGGCGGGCTCGCTGCGATCAGAACTCTGGTAACCCTTCTACTGGTTCATATGACCAGTTTGAATGACCTAACTTGCCGGTCCATACATGCCGGATCACAATTAGGCGTCTCCTGAGGGATGGCAGGTGCAGAATATTTGTAGATGTGTCGCCAGTTTTACATCCGGGAGAGCAAATGGCTCCTTGGATTGCTAGTGTTTTTGTTCATATGTGTAGGTTTTCTCACTTGGAAGGAATTGTAGTATAGAGGATGGGAAACGAAGCTTACCTTAGGTGAAAGATGATCTTGTACTATGAAGGGAAAAATACACATGCTTGTAGTAGTAAAGACTGTTGCTTCAGTCCACGTATCTCAAACTTCTTCTCTGACCATGTACTATGAGGGGAATTGAACGCAAGAATTTTTGTGCTGATGTGATGCTCACAGGAACACACATTTTCACTTTATTACTGCTGAGGAAGTTCAGTCGACATGATTTTTCTTTCCTGCTATGACTATTGCAGACGTATTTGTGGGCCCCGGATATCAGCAGCAGCGTCGCCTTGCTATAGTAAtaatataataaataaataaataaataataaaaagagcGGATAGGTCGCGGCGTGCTGTGGGGCGTCACCTGGGAGCGTCCGCAGGCTTCGTTTGGCTGAAAAACTCAAGCGaccagggtcttgtttagtttcgaaaagcgaaaagttttcggtagtgtagcactttcgtttgtttatgacaaatattatctaatcatggactaactaggatcaaaagattcgtctcatgatttacagataaactgtgtaattagtttttgttttcgtctatatttaatgtttcatacatgtgtcacaaaattcgatgtgacgagaaatcttgaaaactttttggttttcggggtgaactaaacaaggcccaggctCTTAAAATCCAGTTGCTTCTCGTACCCGGGGGCCGCCGACTCGAACCCTAGTGCTTACTGCTCATCGTCCGGCAATGGCGGACTCCGGCGTCAGCGATATCAAGGAACTGCTCGTCGACGTCCTCGAGAAGCTAACATCGCTCGAGACCAAGCTGACGACCGTCGATCGTGAGCTCTCCACCGTCAAGCTCGATCAACAGCTCCTCCACGACGCCGTCAAGGCTGACAAGCAGGCTGCGTTCCCCGGAGTACTCGAGCTGCGTCTACCAAAGTACGACGGCACGGACGACCCCGACATATGGCTTCACCGCTGCGAGCTGTTCTTCCGCCTGCAGCGAACCGAGGAAGGCGACAAGGTGTGCCTCGCGGCCTTCCACATGACCGGCGCGGCTCAGATCTGGTACTACGGGCACGAGCGCAACAACGGCGTCCCTACCTGGCCGCAGTTCGCCGAGTCGGTGCGCCGCCGCTTCGCCGCCCTGATGCGCCGCAAGAACGCGTTCCGCGAGCTCATCCAACTGCGGCACACCGGCTCCGTCGCGGAGTACCGGGACGAGTTCCTGGGGCTGGTGGACAGATGCGACGGCGTGACCGAGCCGATGCGGCTCGCCTTCTTCACCTCCGGCCTCCGCGATCCGCTGCGCGCCGACGTGGAGCTGCGGCAACCGGCAACCCTGCAAGACGCCGCGTGGATGGCCGGTGTGCTCGAGCACCGCGAGGAACTTGGCTTTGAAAAATGATCAATTTACTGATCAGTAAACACCAAGCGATATAAATTATGATAGCTatcgttttttttttaaaaaaaaagttatgGTAGTTATGCTTTCCTCGAACCGATTAATGCTCGTATAAATTATGCTTTCCTCGAATCTATTTGTGCTTGTATAAATTATTATGGTTTCCTCGAACCTATTTGTGCTTGTATAAACAGATGACCCAAATCGATCTTCTGAGGAATTGAGATAATTTTCTCCCTATTTTTTTCCTTGTTCAATTTCAGTGTGGCCAAGGTTGCAGTTCGCTCATGTTCTTTGTCAGAGTTGATCAATAAAGTTTTGGATATGGTATTAGATTGTTGATTTGTAGTTGGTCAACACTCTGCCTAGTCTTTGCAACTACAACTTATTTAGAATGAATACAGCTGAATTAAAAAGAACCCGACATTCCCAGAAGGAAGCTAGTAAGATATGGTTGCTTCTGAATTACTGTCTGTCTCTTACTGCTAAAGTCAGTGCATCAACAGTTCAGCACCAGGCACCAGAGGGTTCATCAACAGTCTCAGTGAAAATTTTTATTGCTGTACTTAACTATTCTACTCAGCCTGCTTATTTCACTAACTGTCATGGGATCAACGATGACAGAAGAATCAACAGAAATCTCAGGAAAAGTTTTTTtgatatatacatatacttAACTATTGCATCATATATAGGATAAACATCACAATCTTATTTCAAAAATCATAGAGAGACCATGCATCAACAGTTGAGGACCAGCCATGGGGTCAACAATAACACAAGGAAGCAACAGAaattgttgtaaaaaaaaagaatcaaCAGAAATTTCGGTGGGCATTTTACTTGTGTACTTAACTATTACTATATTATTATAATAGGATAATCCTGATCTTATTTCACAAATCATATAGGTGACCTATTACAGATGGTACAGTCCAATGCCAATGCAATTCCTCCAGGAGAATGACTTAGATGTAGATCAGCAGTCAGCAGATTGCAACTCTCAACCCTCAACCTGGGTCCCCGGCACAGGCTGTTCCTGTTGTTGCATGAATGACTCGTAGGTCTCCACCCTGGTCTTCGATTCAGGCTGTTCGAGTTCATGCATGAAACCATTTGTCATCGCAAGGAAATCCTTCATATGCAGTTTCTTCCACTCCTGTGGACAAGAGGTAATCTTTGTAGTTAGAAAGCACAAAGCCACATATGTGCATACCACATTTTGGGCTATGGGTGTAGGTATTGATAAAGAGTAGTTCTCAGAATTAGGTCTCTGTTTTCAATATTATATATTGGAACAAATCAATAAACGTTCAGAGTGTGGCTGAAAGGGAATTTTTTATCCTGAGGATGGCAATAACTGATAGAGTTCCGCATTTTGATATGATCCTAAGGTTGCTGCAGTTCTCCTATCGGCATATATAGCTTGATGATACATTATAGATAGATTTCACAAGGATCAAGTGTGGGGATTAGACAACCAGAATAATCACATCCCAGGATTGCAGGAAACAAGGCTCCTCACCTCAAAATCCCATTCGCCATAAAGATTGGGGTCCTCTGCATCACTCCATACATAAGCGTCAGCCAGTATTTTCTCCAAAGAGTCCTACAGTGCAAAACACCTCTAGATGAGAAATCACAGACTCCAAATAGTGGGCACTATTCCAGGATAAACTAAGAACCAAACACAATGAACGATGGCTTTCTAGTTAAAATTATCTACGATGGCATTCCAAGGATGAACAGACGAGAGAAAGCATGATTATTCGTGCATAGTTTGTAGAGAACAAGACATTCGTAATTGACCTGATAGCTGACACATCTCATACTGAAAAGAATGGTGCCTGAAGAGATGATAATGTAGTTACTGTTCTAGGGAAGACTAAAGCCGAAACAGCGACACTCATCCTACTGTATCTTATCGGTTAGGCAGTATAGAGACAACTGAATTACTAGTAGAGTTGGTTTCATTGCTTCACCAATCACCATATATTTGCATGTATAATATCATAATGGCTCAGATGCCAGATGCACTTACAGTCAACGATATCTCAACTCTTGTCCTCGTGTACTCCACATCTTCAAAAGCATCCAGAAGTTGGAGCTCTTCGTCAGTAACACCCGTGATAACCTGCACTGACCAATTTTAAAAAGTAACCAGAGGAGCAATTTTTGAGGCTTGATCTCGAACAGTCCTATCCTATGTGACAGTAACCAACAAACAGACCATCCCAGCAACTTTCTTGCTTTCAACTGGCAGGATGGCCGGGTAAATGCGGCCCTTGATGTTGAACCGGTGGCTGCAAAAAATGACCGTAGCATGTTAAAACTGAACTTGCAGGAtgccaacaaaaaaaaaaaaaaaaacatcatggATCTCTCTCGCTGTTGGCGTGCGGCTGCATATAATAATATCCATGAATCGGCAACTTGCAGGAACGGTAGTACTCATCTACTGGTGGAGCCGGCGGAGTGACGGAGGTGGAGATGGCATCTCCCATGTCGTCACCTTGGCCCAACGGCCCCGCCCCGGTAAAAAGAAAGGCAATATAATCGGCAGGGCACGGCGTCAGGCGTCAGCGCATCAGCAGGCTACGACGGCGGGGAAACGAAAGCGACGCCCCCACAGGGAACCGAGGGGCGAGGGCCTCCACCAAGACGGGGAAGGCGGAGGGCAAGTGGAGAGGAGGTTcgagggagagaggggaggggcgggcgggcgggcgtacTAGTTCGGGAGGAGCGCCGGGGCGGCGGGCGGGACGCGCTTGAGGATGGTGCGGACCACCTCGTCCGCCATCAGGCTCCCGTAGACGAAGACCGTGTGCGCGGCGGCGGGAgcaggcggaggcggcggcgtcgtCGCCATGGCGATCGAGGTGGAGACTGGGGAGGCGTCTGGTTCGGGTGCCCGTTGGCTTTGGCTGGCTCCGCGCCGCTTGTCGAGCGCTGTCAGGTTGCGGCGCGTGCTCTGCTTGGTGATTCTGATCTCTCACTCAAACAGGGGAGAGAGTAGCAGAGGAGGTCTAGATGGTGGAGCGTGCGTCAAGATTGGTGCCTCGTGGAGATCCGGTACCGCACGCCGTCGATCTACACACGTCACACGAGACACAAGTCTGGCTACTACTGACCtgagctcttttttttttgaaaaattaccTGAGCTCATTGGACGACGTTTTCTTTTGAGAGATTTAGGCTTCACCCAAaaagccaaaaacttttcaaaattctccatcacatcgaattttgcggcacatgcatgaagcattaaatatacacgaaaataaaaactaatatcacagtttgtctgtaaatcatgagatgaatcttttgatcctagttagtccataattagataatatttgccacaaacaaatgaaagcgctacagtagcgaaatccaaaattttttcgcatctaaacaacgccttacttgtatgatttttttttaaaaaatacttCTTTTTTGTATGACTTTTTTTAACTTCCTTGTGTGGCTCTTAAATAAGCTTTCATTCTTTTTATGGTCTTTCGTCAATTTTCAGCATTTAATGATGTTAAGTGAAGGATAAAAAGATCATACTGCCCCTAAcatcaattttttttgcaaagttGGGTTTGTTTATTCTATATTTTGAGTAATAgtaataaacaaataaattgaaaaTT is part of the Sorghum bicolor cultivar BTx623 chromosome 10, Sorghum_bicolor_NCBIv3, whole genome shotgun sequence genome and harbors:
- the LOC8063839 gene encoding auxin response factor 19; protein product: MIKQHQQQQQAPPPQPMPASSAAPPAPAVPAAATAPSGCEGEKKAPPINSELWHACAGPLVSLPPAGSLVVYFPQGHSEQVAASMQKDVDGHVPSYPNLPSKLICLLHNVTLHADPETDEVYAQMTLLPVTSYGKEALQLSELALKQPRPQTEFFCKTLTASDTSTHGGFSVPRRAAEKIFPPLDFSMQPPAQEIQARDLHDNVWTFRHIYRGQPKRHLLTTGWSLFVSGKRLFAGDSVIFVRDERQQLLLGIRRANRQPTNISSSVLSSDSMHIGILAAAAHAAANNSPFTIFYNPRASPTEFVVPFAKYQKALYGNQISLGMRFRMMFETEELGTRRYMGTITGISDLDPVRWKNSQWRNLQVGWDESAAGERRNRVSIWEIEPVAAPFFICPPPFFGSKRPRQLDDESSEMENLLKRAMPWLGEEICIKDPQTQNTVMPGLSLVQWMNMNMQQNSSFGNSAMQSEYLRSLSNPNMQNLGAADLSRQLNMQNQILQQNSIQFSSPKLPQQMQPVNELSKASLPLNQLGVGTKQQEQTQDPSSLQRQQQSMNQLLPLSQSQTNLVQAQVLIQNQMQQQQQPPSMTQNLQPAASQSLLLPHQQQQQHQQQKLVHQQQQLLLQQQQLQQQQQNQQQLNKMAAQVPNLAPHQLQLSDQQLQLQLLQKLQQQHQSLLSQPGVTLAQLPLIQEQQKLIIDMQQQLSNSQSLSQQQIMTQQSTKVPSQATPPPPTGQQESQQKLPQKHVGFTDTSHTAIPPTTSVNAISAVGSPLMATGATHSVLTDEIPSCSTSPSTANGNHLLQPVLGRNQQCSVINYEKLPQSTAPMSIPSSLEAVTATPRSIKELPKLNSNVKQSVMASKLPNTGPVPQNLANNAPPTDYLETASSATSVWLSQADGLLHHGFPMSNFNQQQMFKDVAPETDIHGADPSNNTLFGINGDGQLGFPMGADGFLSNGIDASKYQNHISADIDGNYRIPKDGQQEISSSMVSQSFGASDMAFNSIDSGMNDGGFVNRTSWPPAPPLKRMRTFTKVYKRGAVGRSIDISQFNGYDELKHALARMFSMEGQLEERQRIGWKLVYKDHEDDILLLGDDPWEEFVNCVKCIRILSPQEVQQMSLDGDLGNNILPNQACSSSDGGNAWRARCDQNSGNPSTGSYDQFE
- the LOC8063841 gene encoding AIG2-like protein D, giving the protein MATTPPPPPAPAAAHTVFVYGSLMADEVVRTILKRVPPAAPALLPNYHRFNIKGRIYPAILPVESKKVAGMVITGVTDEELQLLDAFEDVEYTRTRVEISLTDSLEKILADAYVWSDAEDPNLYGEWDFEEWKKLHMKDFLAMTNGFMHELEQPESKTRVETYESFMQQQEQPVPGTQVEG